CGGCTTTTTCCATACGGGACAACTCCTACAGTCTTGCTGATAAAAGCTGAAGTTATAAACGGTTGTGTTTTTCTGTTGCAGAACGATCTACTTCCGGCTTGAAATCTACCTGCCGCTTTTTCAACGCCGACTCTACAATCGCATCGCACACCAATGCAGCCCGGTAACCATCATCAAAAGTCGCGCCTACTGGAGCGACCGGTTTATTATTGACGATACAGTCCAAAAAATGGGTCAGTTCATGGATGAAGGTATGCTCCCAACCGATGATGTGGCCGGGCGGCCACCAATGTTGCAGCCAGGGATGGACACCTTCTGTCACCATGACGTTGCGAAAACCTTGCGTCGTCTGGGGTTCATCATCAACCCAGTACACGTCTAATTCGTTGAGCCGTTCCAGGTTAAAGCGCAGGCTGCCTTTTTCGCCGTTGATTTCCAGCACTTCGTAATTCTTACGGCCGGCGGCCAGCCGCGTCCCTTCCAGGGAACCAATCGCCCCATTTTCAAATTCTACGGTGGCGACAAAGGCATCGTCTACGTCTACTTTGCCCATGCCACGGCTGTCGGGCAACGGCCGTTCCTCAATAAACGTCCGCGTCAACCCGCTCACGCTTTTCATCTCGCCCACCAGATAGCGCCCCAGGTCCACAATATGGGCGGCCAGGTCGCCAATCGCCCCGGTACCGGCGCGGCTCTTGTCCATGCGCCACAGGCGCGGCGTGTTGTAATGGGGCAAAATCCACTCTTGCAAATACATTGCCCGGAAATGGTAAATACGGCCCAAAGCCCCGCTGTCAATCAGCAGTTTAGCCTGCCGGATGGCAGGCACAAAGCGGTAGTTGAAGGCCACGCCATGTTTCACGCCTGCTTTGGTCACAGCGTCGAGCATCGCTTTGGCTTCTTCCGCCGTTCTTGCCAATGGCTTCTCGCAAAACACATGCTTCCCCGCTTCAGCCGCGGCAATGCACGGCTCGGCATGGGTGTCATTTGGCCCGCCGTTGTCAAATAATTGGATGCGATCATCGGCCAGCATGTCGCGCCAGTCGGTATAAGTCGTTTCGTAGCCATAACGTCGAGCCATCGCCTTCAGCGCCATTTCGTCGCGTCCGCAAACAGCTACGAGCCTGGGGATGGCTGGCGGCGGATCAATCGCAAACGGGATGCTGCGCAGCGCATTGCTATGCGCCCGCCCCATAAATGCATAACCCAACATACCCACGCCAATCTCGGGGATCTCTGCACTCATCTGAGCCTCTCCTTAAGCGAGAGCGGGCAGGAAGAAAAACGCTCCCTCCCGCTCTAACTCCAAATCGTGTCTTCTGTCGTGGCGTTGGTCTTGAAAACCAACAATCGGAAGAGTTCGCCGCCGTTGTTGTGCAGGTGGTGGACATCGCCCGGTTCCATCAGCAGCATATCGCCTGGTTTCAGGTAATGATTTGTGCCGTTGACGGTGAGCTGACAACGGCCGTTTAACACCACATAAAACTCCCGCGAACTCTGGTGGACATGGTCGGGAATAATTTCCCCCGGCTCCATCTCCACCACCTGCGCAAACGCCCCAGGAGCGGCAAGTACGGCCGTATCCGCCACCACCTGCTTGCGATAGCCACGGCCGTTAACCCACCCCGCCTCATCAACAAAAATACGCCGCATCAGGCCCAGAACATCTCCCCCGGCTGCTCGAAGATGTTCACTTGCTGCAACATCGCCACCCCCTTTGCCAATCCTTCATCGGTAGACATCAGCGCGTCTTCATGCTCAATAGAGATGACGTAATCGTAGCCTACCAGCCGCAGGGCGCTCACGATGTCCTTCCACACCTGCGCTCCATGTCCATAACCAATGCTGCGGAAAGTCCAGGCGCGGTTGAGAATCTGGTCATACGGTTTGTTGTCGTTGCAACCATTGACAGACACATTCAGATGGTCCACGTAACAATCCTTGCCGTGAACGTGATAAATCGCCGCGCCCAACTTGCGTATCGCCGCCACGGCGTCAACGCCATTCCAGAAGAGATGGCTGGGATCGAAATTGCAGCCCAACACCGGCCCCACCGCCTCGCGCAGGCGCAGCATTGTCTCCACGTTGTAGACCAACATGCCGGGGTGCATTTCAAAAGCGAATTTCACACCCTGGTCGGCAATATATTGGCCCGCTTCTTGCCAATATGGAATGGCGACCTGGTTCCACTGGTAATCCAACATCGCCAGAAATTCGGGCGGCCAGGGGCACGTCACCCAATTCGGCATACTGTCGCCCGGCACCCCGGCCGGTAGTCCGGAGAATCCATTAACCACAGATACGCCTAACAACGCCGCCAGCCGCGCCGCCTTGCGAATGACAGTGTCAGCTTCAGCGGCGACAGCCGGATCGGGATGAAGGGGGTTGTTGTGGACGCTGAGGGCGCTCAAAATCAGGCCCCGTGAATGAATGGCCGCCAGATATTCTTCACGCCTGGCCTCACTCGCCAAAAGCTCATCCACTGGACAATGCTGGCTGCCGGGATACCCACCCGCGCCGATTTCCACGGCCGTTACCCCCGCTGCCACCGCCTTATCCAACGCCTCGGCAAAAGGCAAATTCTGAAACAACGCTGTAAATACGCCAATCCGCATGGGAAACCTCCTGAATTGTGAATTGTGAACTTTGAATGGTGAATGGTGAATTGGGAAAGGGTCTTTCGTACTTCACAATTCGCCATTTCTTCTACCAGAGCAGCCGGTCGGGCTGTTCCAGAGCGGCAACCACGTCTTGCAAAAAGCGCGCCGCCACCGCGCCATCAATGATACGGTGATCCACCGCTAACGTCATCTTCATGATGGGACGAATGGCAATTTCATCGCCTCCTGTTGTTTCCACTACCACCGGCTGCTTGATTGTCCGGCCCACGGCCAGAATCGCACTCTGCGGCGGGTTGATCACGGCCGTAAACTGCTCCACCCCCCACATGCCCAAATTGCTGATGGTAAACGTGCCGCCCTGCACGTCGGCGGGCTGCAAACGGCCGTTCCGCGCCCGCGCCGTCACATCCTGCACCTGCGCCGCAATCGCTGTCAGCCCCAACTGCGCCGCATTGTGGACCACCGGCACAATCAGGCCGTCATCCAACGCTACCGCCACGCCGATATGGACCTGCTCATGGGTTTGGATGCCTTCCGCCTGCCAGGAACTATTCAGCAGCGGATGCCGCCCCAGCGCCCAGGCGCACACTTTCACCAACACGGCCGTCACCGACACCTTCACCCCATCCCTTGGCGCATTCAGACGGTGGCGCAAATCGGCAACGGCCGTCATGTCTGCTGTCACCGTAAAGGTAATGTGCGGGATGGTCTGGTAGCTCCGTGTCAGCCGCTCAGCAATCGTCCGCCGCATCGCGCTAACCGCCGCCACCGGACTAACGACTACCCGACTAAATACATCCCCCGCCTGAACCCGACCGCGCGGACCGCTGCCATTAACGGCCGTCAGGTCCACCCCCTGCGTTTGCGCCAACCGCCGCGCCGCCGGCGTCGCCCGCACCTTGCCCAGGTACGCCTCCACATCCTGCCGTTTTACTTTACCGGCGCTCGCCGGAATGTCGTTGACATCAACGCCGGCCGCCGCGGCTACGCGCCGCGCTACCGGCGTCGCTTTCACTGGTTCCGGCGACCACGCTTCACTGGGCAAAAGGATATGGGCGATAACGGCCGTGACCGGCACAACGTCCCCTTCTTTTACCGATACCCCGCGCAGTACGCCGCTCTCCGGCGCTTCCACTTCCATCGTCACCTTGTCGGTCTCCACCTCCAGCAGCGGATCCCCTTTTTCCACAATATCCCCTTCGGCGACCAGCCAGGTCATTACCCGGCCTTCTTCCTGGGTCATACTAAATTTAGGCATAATGACGGGCACAGGCATGGCTAATACTCCCCGCGTACCAGCGCCCGCGCTTCGCGCACAATATCGGCCACCTGCGGCACGGCCGTGCGTTCCAGCTCCCGGTTATAGGGGATCGGCACATCCAACCCGGCCAGACGGCGCACCGGCGCGTCCAGGTAATCAAACGCTTCCCCGGCCACAATCTCCGCCACCACCTCCGCGCCGAAACCGGCCGTTTTGGGCGCTTCGTGTACCACCAGCGCCCGCCCCGTCTTGCACACCGAGCGCGTCACGGTTTCTGAGTCATACGGCTTCAACGTACGCGGATCAATCACTTCCAATTCGATGCCCTCCTGTGCCAGTAAATCGGCCGCTTCCAGGGCGCGCGGAACCATGATGGAAGTCGCCACAACAGTCAGGTCGCCCCCTTCCCGTTTTACCTCGCTCTGGCTCAGAGGCACAGTGTAATACCCCTCCGGCACCTGGCCTTTGGTACGATACAACAATTTGTGTTCCACAAAAATCACCGGATTGTTGTCTTCGATAGCCGCCAGCAGCAATCCCTTAGCGTCGTAGGGAGTGGCGGGCATCACCACTTTCAGGCCGGGCACATGGACAAACCAGGCCTCCAGACTTTCCGAATGTTGCGCCGCCGCGCCCGTGCCGGACCCGGCCGGGGTACGCAGCACCAGCGGTACGCTCGCCTTGCCGCCAAACATAAAGCGCAGCTTGGCCCCTTGCAGCACCAACTGCTCCATCGAGAGGGTGATGAAGTCCATAAACTGAATTTCAGCCACCGGCCGCATTCCGGTCATCGCCGCGCCAATGGCTGCCCCGGCAATGACCGCCTCAGAAATGGGCGTATCGCGCACACGCTCGGCGCCAAACTCCTCGATCAGGCCATCCGTCACGCCAAACGCGCCGCCATAGACGCCGATGTCCTCGCCGAGCATAAAGACACGCTCATCGCGGCGCAGCGCCAGTTGCAGCGCCTCACGGATGGCCTGGGCGTAGGTCAATTCACGATTGGCCTTATCCACGTCATTGGCCTGTACCCCCGCCACTTCTGCTTGCGTCAAATCAGGCATACACGCCCTCCAAAATGGTCGCCGGGTCCGGGTCGGCCTGGGCTTCGGCAAAGGTGACGCTTTCGTCAATGGTTTGGCGCGCTGCCATGCCTAAATCGGTCAGTTGTTCGGCCGTAAAAAGAGCAGCAGCCACCAACAAATTTTCCAGGCGGATGATAGGATCACGCGCCTGCCATTCTTTCACTTCGTCGCGGGTGCGGTAACGCTGCCGGTCGCTTTTGGAATGGCCGCGCCAGCGGTAGGTGACGGCTTCGATCAAACTGGGGCCACCACCAGAACGGGCGCGAAGAACGGCCGTTTTCACCGCCCCATACACCGCCAACAGATCATTGCCATCCACCGTCATGCCCGGCATGTTGTAGGCCGCCGCCCGCTGCGCGATCTGGCTGATGGGAAACGCGGCCGTCACCGGCATCGACATGGCGTACTGGTTATTCTCGCAGATGTAAACCACCGGCAGCTCCCAGATGGCCGCCAGATTGAGCGATTCATGGAACGCCCCTTCGTTGGCCGCGCCATCGCCAAAAAAAGCGAGGCAGACGCGGTCTAGTTGTTGCATTTTTATGCTCAACCCCACACCGGTAGACAACGGCAGCCCTCCGGCTACAATGCCGTTCGCGCCCAGATTGCCGCCGGCGACATCGGCGATGTGCATCGAGCCGCCCCGCCCGCGGCAGTAGCCCACTTCCTTGCCGAAAAATTCAGCCATCATCAACTGCGGCTCGGCCCCTTTGGCAATGCAATGGCCGTGTCCGCGATGGGTACTCAAAATGTAATCGTCCGGGCGCAGCGCCAGACACGCCCCCACCGCCGACGCCTCCTGCCCTATGGAAAGGTGCATTGTGCCGTGGATTTTGCCCAGGGCGTACAGCGCTTCCGCCTTTTCCTCGAAGGCGCGAATCAGGTGCATCTGGCGCAGCGCCGCAAAAAGCTGCTCCGGCGTCAGGCCGCTGGCGACAATTTGCTCGCTTTCGTCTGTAACTGTTTGGTATGACATGGTTTCTCGGAAGAATTCACCACAGAGGCACGGAGGGCACGGAGAGTAAGAAAAAACTCTGTGTTCTCCGCGCCTCCGTGGCGCTATTGTTGATCTTGCAGGCGGCGCAGACGCACAACGGGGCTGCTTTCGTCCAGGCGCACATCGGCCCAGGTGATAATCGCCCCAGAAGCCACCGGGCGGATGAGTTCCGCGCCGGGGGCCAGACCGGCCGGCAAGCCATTTTCGGCAGATACGGCCGTGGCCGTATCCATCAGCCCGCGAAACGTGTAGCCGCCAAAATCGTCCAGCCGTTCGCCAGGGCGCAAATCCCGCTTGGCAATGGTCAACACGTCAGCGACCGGGTAGTCTAAAGGAACCAGCGTTGTCTGCCGGTGCATCACAGCGCGGGCAATGGAGATGGGCGCTTCGATGAACCAGAGATGGTAAGGCCGGAAGAAGGTGGAGTAACGGCCGTTGCCCACCTTCAGATATTTCAAATCGTCGGCGATACGGTCATCCTGCACGCGCACCGTCACAAACACGCCCCCGGCCATCGCCGTCCCCTGCACAAAATCTACCACACCGGGGAACGGGGCCAATCCCCCATCCTCGCGCAGCGAGAAAATCTCAGTGATGGTTGATTGGTCCGCTTCCGGCCCGACCATGCCGCGCTGCATCGGCCGGCAGCCAGTGGCATTGGCGGCGCAGGTCATCTCGAACATCGTCTTGCTGCCATCTACGTAGGAAGCAGTTTGATAGGCGTCCTTGTTGGCCCGTCGCGCTGCTTTGGCGACCGTGTCGGGCGTGGCTGTGGGGTCCAACGGGTTGTTTTTGCCCTTGCCAATGACGATGGGTTCAAAGCCCAACGTCGTCACAAAGTCGTATAGCTCCATCAGGCAGCCCGGCTCGTCACCGGACGAGACCGAGTAGAGGACGCCGGCGTCGGCGGCCAGCTTTTTCAAGGCGCGCCCCACCGTCACGTCGGCTTCGATATTGATCAGCACCACATCTTTGCCGTGGGTGATAGCGGCGTAAGCCGTCGCTGCGCCGGAAGCGGGCGACGGGGTGACATCGGTCATCACGTCAATCGCCTCTAGCTGCGCCGCCAAGACCACATCGTCGGTGATGACGCGCTTACCCTGGTTGATGGCATCCATCGCCTGCCCCACGCTGCCTGCGGCAACGACATCGGCCGCATCCACCCCCGTAGCGGTGAAAGCGGCGCGGGCGGCGGCCAGATTGGGATCAATCAGCACAGAGAGTTCCATGCCGGGTACGTGAGCCATCTGGGCGGCAAAGCCGCTGCCCATCCAGCCCGCGCCACTGGCCGCTATGCGAATGGGCTGCCCAGAGGCAGCGCGTTGTTGCAGTTCGTCACGTAACATGTCAACCTGCCTTAGCGGCGTAAGCCTCACGGGCGGCGGCAGCGATGTCAACGGCCGTTAACTTATACTTCCGCAGCAAATCATCCGGGTCGCCCGATTCAGTATACGTGTCGGCCAGGCCGACGAAGCGCATGGGGACCGGGTGCTGCTCGGCCACCACGCGGGCGATGTTGCTGCCCATGCCGCCTTGCAACAAATGCTCCTCCGCCGTAACGATGGCCCCCGTTTCCCGCGCCCGCGGCCGTCAGCGCCGCCACATCCATCGGGCGAATGGTGTGCATGTCCAGCACCCGCGCCTCAATGCCCGCGGCGGCCAGTTCCGCGGCCGCGTCTAAGGCGGCCGCCACCATAATGCCGCAGGCGACGATGGTCAGGTCGCCGCCCTGGCGCACCATGTTGGCCTTGCCAATCTCAAAGGGGCAATTGTCCATGGGATAAATTTCCGGCAGCGCCACCCGGCTGGAGCGCAGAAAAACCGGTCCCACGTAGTCGGTGGCTGCTTTGACGGCCGCGTGCATGGAGGCCGGGTCGCTGGGCACCAGAATGACGAAGGTCGGCAGGCCGCCCATCAGCGCCAAATCTTCGATGCCCATTTGCGTGGGACCATCTTTGCCCAGAGTGATGCCGCCATGGCTGCCCAATATCTTGGCGTTGATGTTGGACATCGCTACCGCCAGGCGAATCTGGTCATAGGCGTTGCATAATAAAAAGGAAGAGAAGCTGGTGATCCAGGGCACAAAACCACAGGCGGCCAGCCCCGCGCCCACGCCCACCAGATTGCTCTCGGCAATGCCGATGTTGAAGAATCGCTCCGGAAAGGTTTGGCGTACATATTCTGTTTTGGTGGAATTGCCCAGGTCGCCGTCGAGGACGACCACCTTTTCATTTTCGCGGGCGACGTTCAGCAGCGCCTCGCCAAAGACGTTGCGCAGCGGTTGGGGATAAGGTTTGAGTCCTGCTTGTTTACCGAGTTCCATGGAGTTCCTCCCGCGCCAGTGCGGCCTGCTGTGGAGTCAGCGCCCGGCCGTGAAATGTGAAATCTGCTTCCACAAACGAGACGCCCTTACCCTTGACGGTGTGGGCGATGATAATCGACGGCTTCCCTTTGACGGCGCGTATCGCGGCGAATTTTGCCAGTAAATCGGCCATGTCATGACCATCCGCCTCTTCGACATGCCAGCCGAAACTCTGCCACTTTTCGACCAACGGCTCCAGGGCCATTTCCCGGCTGATGGGGCCGGTCTCCTGATATTTGTTGTAATCGAGGATGGCGACCAGGTTGTCGGCTTTGAAGTGGGCGGCGGACATGGCCGCTTCCCAGACCTGCCCGGCTTCGCACTCGCCATCGCCCAGCAGCACATACACGCGGTAATCAAACTTGTTGAGCCGTCCGCCTAACACGTGCCCCACGCCAGCCGAAAGCCCCTGCCCTAATGAGCCGGTGGTCGCCTCGACGCCAGGTAACAGATTTTGAATGGGATGGCCCTGTACCGGGCTGTCTACCTCACGCAGCGTCCAGATGAGGTCGCGCTCGATGTAACCGGCGTGGGCCAGGACGGCGTAAAGCAGCGGCGCGGCGTGCCCTTTGCTCATGATGAAACGGTCGCGCTCCGGCCAGAGCGGCTCGTCGGCCCGGTAGCGCAGCACGCCGCCAAAGTAAAGCGCGGTGACAATGTCGGTGGCCGAAAAGGAACTGGAAGGATGGCCGGAACCGGCTTTGGTGGTCATCTCCAAGATGTCGAGGCGCATCTGGCGGGCGAGTTCATTTAACTCGTCAACGCCAACGGCCGTTGTGGGAATTGCGTCCATAAGAACTCCTTAGGTCATTGCGGATTGTGGATTTCGGATTTCGGATTGGTGGGTAAAAAAGGTTTGCACTTGCAGGGCCGTGGGCAGCGCCGGTATCACGCCCTGAGTTTGAGCAGTCAGCGCGCCGACAGCGTTGGCGAAGCGCAAAATGGTGAACAGGCGGTCTGGTTCCAACTGCGAGCGCCAGTCGGCAACCTGGGTGAGTTGAAATAGCACACCGGCGATGAAAGCGTCGCCGCAGCCGGTGGCGTCTACGGTGGTCACAGGGAAAGCGGGGGCGGTGATGGACTGGAGGGCCGTCTGGGCATAGCTGCCCTCTTTGCCCCGCGTCAGCAGGCAGAGGGTAGGACCGAGGGCGAGGAGAGTTTGGAGGGCAACGGCCGTTTCCCCCTCCCCGGCCAGCAGCGCCAGTTCCACCTCATTCACTTTGAGCAAGTCCACCAGAGGAATAAGGGCGCGAATTTGGGCCAGGGCCGCCGCCGGACTGGGCCAGAGGCTCGGACGATAGTTGACATCGAAAGAGATAAGCGCCCCATGCTGCCGGGCTGTCTTGACGGCAGCCAGTGTCGCGCTGCGCGCCGGTTCGTCCACCAGGCTGAGCGAACCAATGTGGAGCGCTCGCGTGTGGCGCAATAAATTCAGATCCAATTCGTCGGGGCGCAGGCGTAAATCTGCGCCTGGATTGCGGTAAAAGATGAATTCGGCCGTGTGCGGGTCGGGCATGGCGATGATGGCCATCGTCGTGCGCGCTTCGTCGTCCACGCGCATCCCGCAAGTTTCCACGCCTTCGTCGGCCAACACGCGCTGCAGGTAGTGCCCAAAGGCGTCATCCCCCACCTTGCCAATGAAGGCGGTCTGCGCCCCCAGGCGGTGGGCGGCCACGGCGACATTGGCCGGCGCGCCGCCTGGTTTGGGATGGAAGGCGGACACCTGGGATAACGGCCGTCCCACCTCTGCCGGAAACATATCAATCAGAATTTCGCCTAAAGTAACGATGTGCATGGTTAGCCGTGTTCCGTGAACGTGACATGGTGCTATGGAATATGTCTTGCCCGCCCTACCCCCGCAGTTCCGCATGAAGCGTATACCGATCTCCGCGATGGTAGAGGCGAAGAAACTCCAGCGGCACATTGAACTCCGAGTAAGAAAGTCGCTCAATGTAGAGCAACGGGGCTTTTTCCTCAACCGCTAACAACGCGGCCATATCGGTCACGGCTCTAATCGCCTGAATGGTCTGGCGGGCACTGGTGATCCGAATCCCATAACGTTCCTCAAGCATCAGGCGGAGGGATTGAGCCGTGTAGTCCTGCGTCAAGATGCCCGGACAATAGCGATGCACCAGAAAAGAAACCTCCACGCTCATCGGTTCACCATCAGCCAGACGCAGCCGCTCGATGCGCGCGACAGGCTCGCCCACCTCGATTTCCAATTGTTCAGCCAATGGTTTCGTCGCCGGCGTCAGTCCGGCGGAGATCAGTTTAGTTCCAGGGACAAAGCCGCGCTGCTGCATATCTTCGGTAAAACTGATAATACGCACCAATCCTTGCTCCACAGTCGGCGGCGAGACGTAAGTTCCCTTTCCCTGGCGACGCTGGATAAGGCCATCGCTGACCAACTCATCCAGGGCTTGCCGCACCGTCGCCCGGCTGACCTGGTACTGCTCGATCAGGTCATTCTCCGAGGGGAGCGCGTCGCCAGGCTGCCATTGGCCGTGCAGAATTTTCTGGCGCAGCAGCTGGTAGATTTGTTGGTAGAGAGGTGATTTGCTTTGGTGACTTACCTGGTCTTTCAAGGTCATACTGACTCTTTTAGCCTCTTCTCGGGTAGCTATGGAGTTAAATTCATACGGTTGTCCGTACAACCTGATAACCATATGATATGAGAGAAAACGGCCGTTGTCAACCGCAAAATCATTGGAAGAACTGACCAATTTAGATAATTCAACCAAAATATCCCGCAATAATCTTGACAAATTGCCCATATTCTATAGACTAATGAGCAAGTTGTAATTACAGGATAACAGGATAACAAGGTGAATGGTGCAGGGTGAACTACGAAAGCAAAATTGACCGCAGTAGCTACATCCCCCTCTATGCCCAGGTTCAAGACGCCCTCAAAGAGAGCATCAACCACGGCAGTATGCGCCCAGGCGACCAAATCTCCAGCGAACCCGAACTGTGTCGCCTGTTTGATGTTAGCCGCACCGTCATCCGCCAGGCGCTCCGCAGCCTGGAATACGAAGGCCTGATTGTTCGCCGCAAAGGCAAAGGCACCTTTGTTGCCGAACCGAAAATCGGCGAGAGTCTCTTTCAGGAGTTAACTGGCTTCTATCAAGACATGAGCCAGAAAGGGCACGCCCCCATTTCCAAAGTCCTCAAACAGGCGATCATACCCGCCAGCGCCAAAGTAGCTGCCCTCTTACAATTGGAACCGGAAACGCCAGTTATCTGCATTGACCGTGTACGTTACGTCTCTGGCGAGCCAATCGTTCTTGTCACTACCTATTTGCCGCAGTCCATTTGCCCAGAATTGGTCGAAGTAGACCTCACCCACCAATCGCTGTACGCCTATCTGGAGCAGCAGCACGGGCTGATTATCGCCCGTGGCCGCCGCATTCTCGAAGCAGTCGTCGCCAGTGAATACGAAGCCAAACTACTCGGCATTGCCGAAGGCTCACCACTCATTTCCTTAGACAGTATTAGTTACCTGGAAGATGGCACACCGCTGGAGTATTACCACGCTCTGCACAGGGGCGACCGCTCCATGTTTGAAGTAGAACTGATCCGCGCCTACGAACGCCCACAGCCCTCATTAGAAACATTAATTGGCGAGGCAGTGCATTAACTTGCCCGAATAAAACCATCCGTTTATCAGCGCCGTGACTCACGCCAACTGCACCTAACCCGTGAGTCGCTGCCCTTTCACAAAGGAGATGTCCCATGGCAATGAAAGTCGGTATTGATAGCTACTGTTTCCATCGCTATTTCGGCGAAGTCTATCCCCATCAAACAGCCCCTGCAAAAGACGAAATGATGACCATGGAAGACTTTTTAGCCTTTGCTAAAAAGCTCGAAGTGGATGGCGTCTCGCTAGAATCCTGCTTCTTTCCCAGCTTTGACAAGGCATGGTTTGTGGACCTGAAGGCGCAGCTAGACGACTATGGCTTTGACCGGGTCTATGCCTGGGGGCATCCGGATGGGTTGGAAGCAGGTAAAAACCGCGACGCATTCAACGATATGATCGCCCAAATCCCCAACGCCAGACTGATTGGCGCGCCGGTAATGCGGGTGGTCGCCAGCAGCCTGATGTTCCGCTTCGAGCCGCATGGTCCGCAACTAGACATCCTGGTGGACTGGTTCAAGGAAGCGGTAAAAGTAGCCGAAGAGTACGACGTGAAACTGGCCGTCGAAAACCACATTGATTACACTTCTGATGAATGCGTCGAGTTGCTCGATCGCGTTGGCTCCCCCTACCTCGGCCTGAACCTGGACACCGGCAACTTCTTGCGCCTGTTGGACGATCCCGTCGAAGGAGCCAAGAAATTGGCGGATCGGGTTTACGCCACCCACATCAAAGATTTGAAGCCAGTGAAGGGTCTTGATGCACGGGAATGGTATTTCTTCTCCTCCACACCGGTCGGCGAGGGGCTGGTAGACAACCAAAAGCTGGCCCAGATTTTGCACGATGCCAACTATCAGGGCTTCCTGGCCGTGGAGACCGATTCGCTGCACCCAGAATACGAAAATCAGGAACATTGGGCAGTTGAGCAAAGCGTCAAAGAATTAAAACGCATCGCCGCCAACGTTCGGTGACCATGAACGAGGGGTTCCTTTGGGCAAAAGTGCTTGACAACAAGACTCTAGTTTGGTTATATTACACACATCTTACTTCATTAATTGAATTAAGTATGCCTAAATACAAATTAAGTCACGCATCCGGCGAACAAAGAGAACTCCTCTCTAATGTATGAACCCACTGCCATCAGCCCACGCAGCAGCGAACCTGTTTTTGAGTTGTACGATGTCGAGGCGACCGTCGTGCAGGCAATTCGAGATAAAGGGCCGCTTTCCCGGACTGATTTGTCGGTGGAAATGGACTACTCACGAGCCAGCCTGACTATGATTGTGGGCAAAATGCTCGACATGGGCATCCTGGTAGAAGTGGGCGAAGGGAAATCGGCCGGAGGCCGACGGCCGTTACTCCTCAACATCAACCCCACTTTCGGCTACGTCGCTGGTGTGGACATCGGCGCGACCAGCATGGACGTTGCCCTGGCCGACTTTCAGGGCAACGTCCTGGCGAAAACCTCAGAAGAGGCAG
Above is a genomic segment from Candidatus Leptovillus gracilis containing:
- a CDS encoding Gfo/Idh/MocA family oxidoreductase, whose amino-acid sequence is MSAEIPEIGVGMLGYAFMGRAHSNALRSIPFAIDPPPAIPRLVAVCGRDEMALKAMARRYGYETTYTDWRDMLADDRIQLFDNGGPNDTHAEPCIAAAEAGKHVFCEKPLARTAEEAKAMLDAVTKAGVKHGVAFNYRFVPAIRQAKLLIDSGALGRIYHFRAMYLQEWILPHYNTPRLWRMDKSRAGTGAIGDLAAHIVDLGRYLVGEMKSVSGLTRTFIEERPLPDSRGMGKVDVDDAFVATVEFENGAIGSLEGTRLAAGRKNYEVLEINGEKGSLRFNLERLNELDVYWVDDEPQTTQGFRNVMVTEGVHPWLQHWWPPGHIIGWEHTFIHELTHFLDCIVNNKPVAPVGATFDDGYRAALVCDAIVESALKKRQVDFKPEVDRSATEKHNRL
- a CDS encoding alpha-ketoacid dehydrogenase subunit beta — protein: MPDLTQAEVAGVQANDVDKANRELTYAQAIREALQLALRRDERVFMLGEDIGVYGGAFGVTDGLIEEFGAERVRDTPISEAVIAGAAIGAAMTGMRPVAEIQFMDFITLSMEQLVLQGAKLRFMFGGKASVPLVLRTPAGSGTGAAAQHSESLEAWFVHVPGLKVVMPATPYDAKGLLLAAIEDNNPVIFVEHKLLYRTKGQVPEGYYTVPLSQSEVKREGGDLTVVATSIMVPRALEAADLLAQEGIELEVIDPRTLKPYDSETVTRSVCKTGRALVVHEAPKTAGFGAEVVAEIVAGEAFDYLDAPVRRLAGLDVPIPYNRELERTAVPQVADIVREARALVRGEY
- a CDS encoding sugar phosphate isomerase/epimerase, with amino-acid sequence MRIGVFTALFQNLPFAEALDKAVAAGVTAVEIGAGGYPGSQHCPVDELLASEARREEYLAAIHSRGLILSALSVHNNPLHPDPAVAAEADTVIRKAARLAALLGVSVVNGFSGLPAGVPGDSMPNWVTCPWPPEFLAMLDYQWNQVAIPYWQEAGQYIADQGVKFAFEMHPGMLVYNVETMLRLREAVGPVLGCNFDPSHLFWNGVDAVAAIRKLGAAIYHVHGKDCYVDHLNVSVNGCNDNKPYDQILNRAWTFRSIGYGHGAQVWKDIVSALRLVGYDYVISIEHEDALMSTDEGLAKGVAMLQQVNIFEQPGEMFWA
- a CDS encoding thiamine pyrophosphate-dependent dehydrogenase E1 component subunit alpha produces the protein MSYQTVTDESEQIVASGLTPEQLFAALRQMHLIRAFEEKAEALYALGKIHGTMHLSIGQEASAVGACLALRPDDYILSTHRGHGHCIAKGAEPQLMMAEFFGKEVGYCRGRGGSMHIADVAGGNLGANGIVAGGLPLSTGVGLSIKMQQLDRVCLAFFGDGAANEGAFHESLNLAAIWELPVVYICENNQYAMSMPVTAAFPISQIAQRAAAYNMPGMTVDGNDLLAVYGAVKTAVLRARSGGGPSLIEAVTYRWRGHSKSDRQRYRTRDEVKEWQARDPIIRLENLLVAAALFTAEQLTDLGMAARQTIDESVTFAEAQADPDPATILEGVYA
- a CDS encoding 2-oxo acid dehydrogenase subunit E2 encodes the protein MPVPVIMPKFSMTQEEGRVMTWLVAEGDIVEKGDPLLEVETDKVTMEVEAPESGVLRGVSVKEGDVVPVTAVIAHILLPSEAWSPEPVKATPVARRVAAAAGVDVNDIPASAGKVKRQDVEAYLGKVRATPAARRLAQTQGVDLTAVNGSGPRGRVQAGDVFSRVVVSPVAAVSAMRRTIAERLTRSYQTIPHITFTVTADMTAVADLRHRLNAPRDGVKVSVTAVLVKVCAWALGRHPLLNSSWQAEGIQTHEQVHIGVAVALDDGLIVPVVHNAAQLGLTAIAAQVQDVTARARNGRLQPADVQGGTFTISNLGMWGVEQFTAVINPPQSAILAVGRTIKQPVVVETTGGDEIAIRPIMKMTLAVDHRIIDGAVAARFLQDVVAALEQPDRLLW
- a CDS encoding cupin domain-containing protein — protein: MRRIFVDEAGWVNGRGYRKQVVADTAVLAAPGAFAQVVEMEPGEIIPDHVHQSSREFYVVLNGRCQLTVNGTNHYLKPGDMLLMEPGDVHHLHNNGGELFRLLVFKTNATTEDTIWS